A genomic region of Oryza glaberrima chromosome 1, OglaRS2, whole genome shotgun sequence contains the following coding sequences:
- the LOC127755750 gene encoding polynucleotide 5'-hydroxyl-kinase NOL9-like isoform X1, whose translation MGRGGGEGSEEREREREWEEAAEAVAYDSCTWPPPVVAVCGPGNSGKSAFSRLLLNTLVGRYKKVAYLDTDVGQPEFTPPGFVSIHVLEEQAEDFKMLYLRTPKRCFFFGDCSAKKNPKLLLSYIFSLYDYFLKELYRFEDTDNPNKSAIPLVINTSGWVKGTGLHMLTEMLKYASPTHVIRLRTSVEGKNLPAGMFWLDEPEGDPAINLVEIRAAQHSPRHLLVKKEARIIRDLRIIAYFRQCLPMEFPVFSYNDLIQGFASIEPFQLPLSKLQVIDLHSQVSDYTVHHFLKGTIVGIATSASVPLSNQCSTPCCIGLGFIKAIDVSRDCIHLITPVSRQLLENADIFFRSSFTVPTCLLQVVSDTASDIADRLRELNCHG comes from the exons atggggcgcggcggcggcgaggggtcggaggagagggagagggagagggagtgggaggaggcggcggaggcggtggcgtacGACTCCTGCacctggccgccgccggtggtggcggtgtgCGGCCCCGGGAACAGCGGCAAGTCCGCCttctcccgcctcctcctcaacACCCTCGTGGGGAG GTATAAGAAGGTGGCCTACCTGGATACTGATGTTGGCCAACCAGAGTTCACACCTCCTGGGTTTGTATCGATTCATGTACTTGAGGAACAGGCTGAAG ATTTTAAAATGTTGTACCTGCGGACACCAAAGAG GTGCTTCTTTTTCGGTGATTGCTCTGCAAAGAAGAATCCAAAACTTCTCTTGAGCTACATATTTAGCCTTTATGATTATTTCCTCAAAGAACTCTATCGCTTTGAAGACACCGATAACCCTAACAAATCAGCAATACCACTTGTTATTAACACTTCTGGATGGGTGAAAG GTACTGGCCTGCATATGCTGACTGAGATGTTGAAATATGCATCTCCAACTCATGTTATTCGGCTAAGAACATCAGTAGAGGGAAAAAATTTACCTGCTGGGATGTTTTGGTTAGATGAACCTGAAGGAGACCCGGCCATTAATTTAGTTGAAATTCGTGCTGCACAACACTCTCCTCGTCA TCTATTAGTAAAGAAAGAGGCAAGGATCATTCGTGATCTAAGGATAATTGCATACTTCAGGCAGTGCTTACCCATGGAGTTTCCTGTTTTCTCTTACAATGATTTAATTCAAGGCTTTGCTTCTATTGAACCGTTTCAGCTTCCTTTGTCAAAACTTCAGGTTATTGATCTGCACAGCCAG GTGTCTGATTATACAGTGCATCACTTCTTGAAAGGTACTATTGTTGGCATTGCAACAAGTGCATCTGTACCTTTGTCAAATCAGTGTTCCACACCTTGTTGCATTGGACTAG GTTTCATCAAAGCCATAGATGTTTCACGAGATTGTATTCATTTGATCACTCCTGTTTCTCGTCAGCTTTTGGAAAATGCCGATATCTTTTTCCGCAGTAGTTTTACAGTCCCTACATGTCTGCTCCAG
- the LOC127755750 gene encoding polynucleotide 5'-hydroxyl-kinase NOL9-like isoform X2 produces the protein MGRGGGEGSEEREREREWEEAAEAVAYDSCTWPPPVVAVCGPGNSGKSAFSRLLLNTLVGRYKKVAYLDTDVGQPEFTPPGFVSIHVLEEQAEDFKMLYLRTPKRCFFFGDCSAKKNPKLLLSYIFSLYDYFLKELYRFEDTDNPNKSAIPLVINTSGWVKGTGLHMLTEMLKYASPTHVIRLRTSVEGKNLPAGMFWLDEPEGDPAINLVEIRAAQHSPRHLLVKKEARIIRDLRIIAYFRQCLPMEFPVFSYNDLIQGFASIEPFQLPLSKLQVIDLHSQVSDYTVHHFLKGTIVGIATSASVPLSNQCSTPCCIGLGGI, from the exons atggggcgcggcggcggcgaggggtcggaggagagggagagggagagggagtgggaggaggcggcggaggcggtggcgtacGACTCCTGCacctggccgccgccggtggtggcggtgtgCGGCCCCGGGAACAGCGGCAAGTCCGCCttctcccgcctcctcctcaacACCCTCGTGGGGAG GTATAAGAAGGTGGCCTACCTGGATACTGATGTTGGCCAACCAGAGTTCACACCTCCTGGGTTTGTATCGATTCATGTACTTGAGGAACAGGCTGAAG ATTTTAAAATGTTGTACCTGCGGACACCAAAGAG GTGCTTCTTTTTCGGTGATTGCTCTGCAAAGAAGAATCCAAAACTTCTCTTGAGCTACATATTTAGCCTTTATGATTATTTCCTCAAAGAACTCTATCGCTTTGAAGACACCGATAACCCTAACAAATCAGCAATACCACTTGTTATTAACACTTCTGGATGGGTGAAAG GTACTGGCCTGCATATGCTGACTGAGATGTTGAAATATGCATCTCCAACTCATGTTATTCGGCTAAGAACATCAGTAGAGGGAAAAAATTTACCTGCTGGGATGTTTTGGTTAGATGAACCTGAAGGAGACCCGGCCATTAATTTAGTTGAAATTCGTGCTGCACAACACTCTCCTCGTCA TCTATTAGTAAAGAAAGAGGCAAGGATCATTCGTGATCTAAGGATAATTGCATACTTCAGGCAGTGCTTACCCATGGAGTTTCCTGTTTTCTCTTACAATGATTTAATTCAAGGCTTTGCTTCTATTGAACCGTTTCAGCTTCCTTTGTCAAAACTTCAGGTTATTGATCTGCACAGCCAG GTGTCTGATTATACAGTGCATCACTTCTTGAAAGGTACTATTGTTGGCATTGCAACAAGTGCATCTGTACCTTTGTCAAATCAGTGTTCCACACCTTGTTGCATTGGACTAG